In the Parambassis ranga unplaced genomic scaffold, fParRan2.1 scaffold_125_arrow_ctg1, whole genome shotgun sequence genome, ATTCTGGCAGTGGCCACACCTGTAATGATATACATAAAATAAGGAAGTGACTAATAAATCAATTTCCTACTGATGTTATTGCAGGAAGTGAACTTTTATAAGCAATGAGAGCAAGAGATGTGGCCATATTCCCACAAAAGGCTGGGGAAAAGTTCAACACTTAAGTTAAAATCATCAGCAGTGAAATGAGCATACTTGCAGAAAATATTTAGTTCTAAAAGTCTTTCATCCTTTCATCTTTTTATTAATCTTTCCTCTGCTATATTATGTTATGTGTAGACATCGAATATTTATTAAAGTGATAAGTGCCACCTTAGTCTGATGTCAAATTTGTTAGAGGGGACATCAAGCCACTGTGAGGACACCTGCACACCTTCCAACctagtgtgtctgtgcagacttgTCCACAAGCATGTGCATGCACTGGAAAACCCAAACAACCGCCGACTCTGAGGAGGAGCTGTGTAAGATGCCTGCTGCAGCTATGTAAGTAAAActcttgctttttttctttttaatataaCAGGAAAAGGGAATTATGCACCAGTGCACACTATACAATCGTGTCTACTATGCCAGCATAAAATATGGACTATTAAAGAAATAACATACATTTTCTGTGCTCCACTCTCCACTGCTTGTCTTAAAACATTATGTATTATCTGTTTTACTCCAGTCAGATGACAATAATTCTTGTGTGATTGTTATTCACCTCAAGTAGGAGTGATCAGCTTTGCATACAAGTCTACAACAATGAGAGTAAAGAACTAAAACTATGATACCACCGCCTGGTTGGACTGATAACACTTGTTAGCACTGAATAATAGCCATGATAGTTTAAGTATGGACTCACCAGGGAGCATAAAACTCCACCAGCCAAAGGCTGTCACTCTGGATCACCTCCCTGTTGAAGTTGGAGGAGGTCAGCTCAACAACATCATCACTGGGTGAGTATAAGGCATGGACACTCAGGACCAGTGAGCAGCCCAGCACTCCTGCAAGACAAGATGAAGGTCCGAAACGTTAACTAGCAGCACTATTGATACAGACACAGCAGATAAAGAAAGCAGTGAAAAGACATTGTGTGCCAACTCATAtactgtttatgtgtaaaatgtCGTGACTAAAAGTGAaacttgtgtttgtgcattcacTGATTTGACCATAACGGAGGCCTGGCTAGCGCTTTTCTCTTCACCTTTAACTTAGCTATTCAAGCTAACTAAAGCAGcgcaatgaaacacacacagctagcaCAGCTACAAACATTATATTTGATAAAAGTAGAAAGGCGTTTTTTCACTCACCGAGTAAAAGCGGCTTCATGGTTTCAGCGTCTGTCTGCTCGCCTCCTCACTTAAAACTGCACACACTCAGTCAgactgctgccgctgctgcgtCTCCACAAAAGTAGATCGAACAATCTCACCGTGGCCCGCGCTGATTGGTCCGCTGGCGGCGACGTTGCGCCTCAACCAATCAGCGTGCGCCGTGTAGTTTAATGGAACCGGTACACTGAAGAAGACgaaagaggagaaaggaggcAACACATGGAGGAGATGAGGGAAGGCTGACTCACTCTAAACAGGGCAATGATGGAGAGCATTGTGTTTGCATCCATACGACAGTTCTTATTACATAGACCTAAGTAGATATAAAACGTTTTCATACTTTGTGtagtagaaaaaaatattatttctaTTCTGTTCactcgtagagaagattgaagccaGGCGTCtgtacttgtagagttttcttatagactcatccaagcagcttcaactgtttggtggggaaacgtggtttatatgtggttgcagacctcagtgggtgggtctaggtaaaacttacaaacaattgcactaaatgtttccataattacctgtgatgatctggctgcctgtgccaggtgtgtctaagaCTGGCTAACGATTATGAGAcagagggggactggttgacagccctttgttccttctgtgagtatgtgcaaacttcctgggaatggatggaatcactgcattataaggggtagaaagatgatgtctgaggccaccacctatgttaagggaaggtttttccagcttaacagtggttgtttagtttctccaaagtacagatcagagcattcctcactgcactggactgcatagatgacattgctgtgtttctccctgggagtcttaTCCTTGGGTCAATTGGGACCAATTGGGATACAacaaatgtatatatacacaccccTTTAGCAGTGATTAGGTTTACCTTCTACCCTCAGCAGTGAGTTATGGCTCCCTCTGAAGTGGAGGAAATGATTGATGAAAATAAATTCATTgtacttgtattttttttcctttatcacTTATTAATGTATTTCTGTTCTCACTGGATTGCACCAtggtttaaagaaaaataaaacgcatGTCAGGACTTGCAACCTCAAGATGCAGCCACTAGatggagacaaacaacacaacatgatcCAAAGTCTACACGCCAATCAATCACAACACTGCAGGTAGAGTAGGAACAAATCATATTCTGAAAATAGGCTGCGTATTTTGACAGTAGACATATATCCTGTTATTCTCGGTCTGTTTCACCACAGTTACACGATGATGAATTCAACACGGATGATGGTTATTAGAGAAAAAGACTTAATAGGCTATAAAAACAGACCATTCATGGTCACTTAATCGATACCTTTTAAAATTGTTGCTCTTTCAGCTGAATCCCACGGACATCCCTGATTTCTCTGTTTGCTACTTTTCAATTCACCCAGCGCCGCTGAGATTTGTGCTGTGCTGCGCCTAACTGCACTGCGCCGTCAAAAGAGACACACGGAAACCGGAAACAGGACGTCCGtcctaaaaataaaagcaccgaCTGTTCCCACTTGGGGTCACTGTGAGTTCATCGGAAATATTAGATATGTTTATTTACAGCGACATTTTGGAGTTACTGACATGCCTATTTacaaatttaaaatgaataaactaCAATTGTGTAATCAATAGAGTTTAGAATCAGCCCCCCTGTGGCCTGCTGGGCTACTTATCCATTTTTCCACAGAACATTATAGTGTGCTACTTTGTAAGCTGTAGGAGCTACTTCCTATATCCAAATACACAGGTAAACACTTCACGTTTTATTTGAAGGTAAGCTTTCTATTTAATGTAGTCTACACGGGTCTACATTAAGCATAGAGTTACTCCAGAAGTTGTAGACAGCAATTCTGATGTAGCCTTCTTCtatgttttaaatattgttttatttacgTGCAGCCTACTTGTTACacgtgttttattttgaaatgtattcCCGGAAGTCCTGGTTTGTTAGTTTATGGCTCGTTTGACATTACGCGCACTTCAATGCCAACTTTCTCAGAACGCACAGGCGCACTGTTCACTGCCAAACGCGGCTGTATGGGACTGAGAAGACTTCGCGCCGCAGTCACTTATGAGTAAAGATATTATTGTTACTAAAACATAGTGTTTAATAGGTTTTACGCACAGTGCCAGAGTTCCTGGTGATTTTTCTTTACATCTCCCTTTTTAACGGACTTGTCAACATAATGTGGGGGATCCAGAGGACGCGCTATGCAGACTGCAACGGATCTGAAGCCAGCGAGGAGACAGAGATTGTGGTGAACATTGGCGGAGTGAAACAGGTGTTATACGGGGACGTGTTGAATCGCTACCCGGACACTCGGCTGGCAGAGCTGGTGGACTGCTCACTTAAATCTTCTGAAGAAATATCTTCACTGTGTGACGATTACGACCCTGACACTGGGGAATTTTATTTCGACAGAGACCCTGAAGCCTTTAAGTGCATCATTGAATTGTATTATTATGGGGAGATTCATATGAAACGAGGCATCTGTCCGATTTGCTTCATGAAGGAGATGGAGTTCTGGAAAATTGGCTCGGATTTTCTGGATGATTGTTGTAAATACCACCTGAAGGAGGTGCAGGATGAACTTGCAGAGATTGCAGAGAAAGTGAAAACTATCCTGGTGGACCGAGAAGGAGATCCGTCCGCAGGAGGCTGGCAGCGCTTCCAGATGTGCCTCTGGAGGTTGATGGAGAAGCCGgactcctctctgcctgctcaCATTATCGCTATAGTTtctttcatcttcatcctcgtcTCCTCCGTGGTGATGTGCGTCGGGACCATCCCCGAGCTGCAGGTGGAAGACTCAGAAGGTAACCTCACAGAGCACCCAACTCTAGAGGTCATCGAGACAGTGTGCATCGGCTGGTTCACTATCGAATACCTCCTACGCCTGATCTCATccccaaataaaataaaattcgtCCTGGCTTTCATGAACGTAGTCGACTTCATGGCGATCATGCCCTTCTTCGTGGTGCTGATTCTGACCTCCTTCGGCGCGGGGATGATGGAGCTGGCCAATGTGCAGCAGGCGGTGCAGGCTTTACGCATAATGCGCATTGCGCGCATTTTCAAGCTGGCACGCCATTCCTCTGGACTCCAGACCCTCACATCTGCCCTGAAGAGTAGCTTCAAAGAACTTGGACTGCTCCTTATGTACATGGGCGTAGGGGTCTTCCTTTTCTCCGCCCTGGGCTACACCATGGAGCAAAACCACCCGGACACGCTGTTCACAAGCATCCCACAGTCGTTCTGGTGGGCTGTAATCACCATGACCACTGTGGGGTATGGAGATGTTTACCCCAAGACTACTTTGGGTCGATGTAACGCAGCCATCAGCTTTCTGTGCGGGGTCATTGCCATAGCCCTGCCTATACACCCCATCATAAACAATTTTGTCCTCTTCTACAACAAGCAACAGGTACTGGAGACTGCGGCCAAGCATGAGATTGAACTGATGGCTTTGCGCACAGGCGACGGGGAGCTGCAGAAAGCAGCACCCGGTCCCCATAAACACGTTTGCGGCGCAGCGGCTTGGGACAACGCTATGCGCTCCTGCCACAGCGACACATACATTCCTTTACTGAAGGATCCCAGAGGAGGCGCGGGCATCCAGACCCCGAGCATGGACACAAGCTTTGAAAGCACAGCCGAGGCCACTGAATATTTCATATCATGAACACGGAAAAAACTTTATCatttgaaaagaagaaaaaaagattaacaaATGAATCATTCACTTTTGAACTATTCAAACGTAATCTGCCAAATTTGGGGGCTGTGGCACAAAAATGATTGTACATAGCTTCATAGAAATAACAGGACCGCAGTATTGCTCTTCAAGGACCTTTAATGCATTT is a window encoding:
- the LOC114429384 gene encoding potassium voltage-gated channel subfamily F member 1-like: MWGIQRTRYADCNGSEASEETEIVVNIGGVKQVLYGDVLNRYPDTRLAELVDCSLKSSEEISSLCDDYDPDTGEFYFDRDPEAFKCIIELYYYGEIHMKRGICPICFMKEMEFWKIGSDFLDDCCKYHLKEVQDELAEIAEKVKTILVDREGDPSAGGWQRFQMCLWRLMEKPDSSLPAHIIAIVSFIFILVSSVVMCVGTIPELQVEDSEGNLTEHPTLEVIETVCIGWFTIEYLLRLISSPNKIKFVLAFMNVVDFMAIMPFFVVLILTSFGAGMMELANVQQAVQALRIMRIARIFKLARHSSGLQTLTSALKSSFKELGLLLMYMGVGVFLFSALGYTMEQNHPDTLFTSIPQSFWWAVITMTTVGYGDVYPKTTLGRCNAAISFLCGVIAIALPIHPIINNFVLFYNKQQVLETAAKHEIELMALRTGDGELQKAAPGPHKHVCGAAAWDNAMRSCHSDTYIPLLKDPRGGAGIQTPSMDTSFESTAEATEYFIS